From Ailuropoda melanoleuca isolate Jingjing chromosome 17, ASM200744v2, whole genome shotgun sequence, the proteins below share one genomic window:
- the LOC117796996 gene encoding ephrin-B3-like — protein MATGLVMEQEMAVFQAEGGYVLYPQIGDRLDLLCPRARPPGPHSSPNYEFYKLYLVGGAQGRRCEAPPAPNLLLTCDRPDLDLRFTIKFQEYSPNLWGHEFRSHHDYYIIATSDGTREGLESLQGGVCLTRGMKVLLRVGQSPRGGAAPRKPVSEMPMERDRGAAHSLEPGKENTPGDPTSNATSRGAEGPLPPPSMPAVAGAAGGLALLLLGVAGAGGAMCWRRRRAKPSESRHPGPGSFGRGGSLGLGGGSGMGPREAEPGELGIALRGGGAADPPFCPHYEKVSGDYGHPVYIVQDGPPQSPPNIYYKV, from the exons atggcaacaggGCTAGTGATGGAGCAAGAGATGGCAGT GTTCCAGGCAGAGGGTGGTTACGTGCTGTACCCTCAGATCGGGGACCGGCTAGACCTGCTCTGCCCTCGGGCCCGGCCTCCTGGCCCCCACTCCTCTCCTAATTATGAGTTCTACAAGCTGTACCTGGTCGGGGGTGCCCAGGGCCGGCGCTGTGAGGCACCCCCTGCCCCAAACCTGCTCCTCACTTGTGACCGGCCAGACCTGGACCTCCGTTTCACCATCAAGTTCCAGGAGTATAGCCCTAACCTCTGGGGCCATGAGTTCCGCTCGCACCACGATTACTACATAATTG CCACGTCAGATGGGACCCGGGAAGGCCTGGAGAGTTTGCAGGGAGGCGTGTGCCTCACGAGAGGCATGAAGGTGCTTCTGCGAGTGGGACAAA GTCCCCGAGGAGGGGCTGCCCCCAGAAAGCCTGTGTCTGAAATGCCCATGGAGAGAGACCGGGGGGCAGCCCACAGCCTGGAGCCTGGGAAGGAGAACACGCCAG GTGACCCCACCAGCAATGCAACCTCTCGGGGTGCTGaaggccccctgccccctcccagcatGCCCGCGGTGGCTGGGGCAGCGGGGGGGCTGGCGCTGCTCTTGCTGGGCGTGGCCGGGGCTGGGGGTGCCATGTGTTGGCGGAGACGGCGGGCCAAGCCTTCGGAGAGTCGCCACCCTGGTCCTGGCTCCTTCGGGAGGGGAGGGTCTCTGGGCCTGGGAGGTGGAAGCGGGATGGGGCCTCGGGAGGCTGAGCCTGGGGAGCTAGGGATAGCTCTGCGGGGGGGTGGGGCTGCAGACCCCCCCTTCTGTCCCCACTATGAGAAGGTGAGTGGTGACTATGGGCATCCTGTGTATATCGTGCAGGATGGGCCCCCCCAGAGCCCTCCCAACATCTACTACAAGGTATGA